A region of the Myripristis murdjan chromosome 10, fMyrMur1.1, whole genome shotgun sequence genome:
GTAAAACTCCTAGTTTAATTCTACAAAAGTCACTAGACAGAGAATCTGTCAAGACTCATGCATTACTTCTCACAGCAGTTGATGGAGGTAAACCTCCAAGGTCTGGAAACATGAGAATAATTGTAGATGTGTCTGATGTCAATGATAACCCCCCAGTCTTTACCAAAGACGCATACATTGTGCAGCTAAAGGAAAATTCGCCCATTGGTGCGGTTGTTGTACAAGTAAATGCGACAGATTTGGATGAAGGTTTAAATGGCGAAGTTGTGTACTCGTTCGGAAATGACGTGGATGGATATGTACGTgcactttttaatttaaactcaGTGACTGGAGAATTAACTGTGGCAGAAATCATAGATTTTGAAGAAAGCAGCAGATATGAAATTGATATCCAGGCATCTGACAAGGGTACAGCTGCACTGACAACAGATAAAAGCGTCATAATAAATGTTATTGATGTCAATGACAATGCACCTGAGATCGAGGTGACATCCTTTTCCCGCGCTCTGCCTGAAGATTCTAAACCCGGAACCACAGTGGCGCTGATTAGTGTAACAGACTCAGATTCTGATCTCAACGggaaagtgatgtgttttataaaccAGGGTGCTTCTTTTACGCTGACCCCATCTTTACAGAATAACATGTACTCTCTAGTCACCAAATCGTCTTTGGATCGAGAACAACAGTCGCACTATGATGTAACAATTGTCGCTAAAGACGCAGGTGAACCATCCTTGTCATCTGAGAAGACAATAAGCATCTTTGTGTCAGATGTAAATGATAACTGCCCAGAATTTTTACTGAACCCTTATAGTTTCTACATTACTGAGAATAACGCTCCAGGAGACTTTGTGTTCTCAGTGAAAGCTTCTGACCGTGACGAGGGTGACAATGCTTTTATTTCATATCATATTTTAAGAGATAGCAGAACAGAAAATAGTCTAACTTCGTTTTTGAATATTAATTCAGAAAATGGAAATATTCTGGCACTTAAAACCTTTGACTTTGAGACAGTGAAAACCTTCCAGTTCCAAGTTGTCGCCACAGACTCTGGAACTCCATCACTGAGCAGCAACGTCACAGTGAATGTGTTCATTCTGGATCAGAACGACAACGGGCCAGTCATCTTATATCCGGTGAGCGCGAACGgctctgctgaaggtgtggaggagattCCCCGCAATGTGAACGCAGGCCACTTGGTGACTAAAGTGAGAGCCTATGATCCAGACATAGGATACAACGGTTGGTTGTTATTTTCACTGCAGGAAGTGAGTGACCACAGTCTGTTTGGTTTGGAGCGCTATACAGGACAGATAAGAACACTTCGCTcattcacagagacagacgAGACTGAGCATAAACTGGTCATACTGGTGAAAGACAATGGAAACATTTCCCTCTCAGCAACAGCCACTGTGATTGTCAAGGCTGTAGAGCCCAAAGAGGCGTTTGCAGCTTCAGATACTAAAGGTGCAGcgaaagatgaggaggagagtaatgtgacattttatttgatgaTAACTTTGGCCTCAGTTTCAGCACTTTTTCTTATCAGTATCATCGTGTTGATTGTAATGCAGTGCTCCAAACCCACAGACTATTCCTCCAAATATCTACAAGACACGAACTACGACGGGACACTGTGCCACAGCATCCAGTACCGATCAGGAGATAAACGTTACATGTTAGTTGGACCCAGAATGAGTATAGGATCTACTATTGTACCGGGCAGTAATGCGAATACTCTCGTTGTCTCTGACAGGAGACGGACATCTGGAGAGGTAAGACACTGTCAATCACTGTCATCAGTCGTAACCCATAACCTTCCTCTCATATACTTACTTTTTCGAAGTTCGAGTAAGTCGTTCTCGtcacagtattttatttaatcaattCACTAATtagttttttaattaatcaattaatttattaatcaatttattttattttgttttatttggccaTTTAATCTTCAACAGATATGATGTTGCATCAGTCAAATTCCCATGACTTTTCCGAAACTTTCATGTATACAATACCTGGaaattgtgttttcaaatttacttaGGCCACTTCTCCAGGTTATGAACTCtgttagggcccactcacattggcaagtttgagcccgtatcgtgctaaagccaaaatccccccctccccagtccccggctggcctgcactcacattacctaaagcccaaacgcgcccaagcacgattgcccccggtgtgcacgtcatcacgtggaaatacgacaacaggcatggcccgacgtcattataaatcagtatagttcaaatatattcatcatgtcttccttttaattaaaaaacgtttttggtccttttaatgagacatgggatgtttatttaccttgacagtttcagaggtaacttcctcctccttcagaaaggtccaactgacagccggagcggcacctgtcagatctggcagaccgggtgaccgggtggccgcacaccgcgcgttgccgcggccagtgccgaccggtgccgacgccgtgccggccagcaccaggtctgccggatctccgcacacagactgctgtactttcattataaaccgacttttgtttatacgcggttgcagcagcacaacggacagcgacacagacaacatggttgattattgattgcgcaacgcggccattcgccggtaatcaagctgcgcacattaaacaattttgcagaggcaggaggaaagttgcatgatttacgtccgcgcactgcgtgcgtgaccgtgcatgtgctcgtgtatgcgcccgtaccgcgctgaagcacacctcctccaaccgtgccagagcgggggaagtgtactgtattcaagcacgatacggagcgatcacactggtcaaagaatccggattttaggggcaatcgcgcttgggcgcggatcaaacttgccagtgtgagtggcctcttaatTTCCCCTTTTAGCAACGTGTTTTTCCAAGTATGGtttaaaaactgaataataCTGAATAATCTGCTTATTTAcgaaagcactttgagctgatGCTAAATAATTCTGATCTGCTAAGCCAGCAGCCACCAGTCTTTTAGCTTATAAATCTTGGACGACGATGAACGACATGGAGGGATGTTAACAGTTGTTCTGTCAGTGCCTTTTCTAGTTTTCCTTACTTCATTCCTCTAACAAGCAGTGCTGCTGTGGGCCTAAATGCGTTCATCCCAGTACAGGATCACATGGACCAGTCACCTCTTTGTATGATTATACAACGGTGGTTCGCCTCATCatcataaaaatgcaatattcTGCGCTAtcagttaatttttttgtatattgtggtgtaggatttgttttttttttgttttttttccgcCGTGCAGTGTGATGCTACATCGCATGATGTCAGTGTATGAGCAGAATAATGCTTCTCAGATGAACCCCGCCATATCAGTTTGTCCCACCCCttagtgaaaatattttttcggTACCAGCAGGAATCTTATCAAGCGGACAGAGTGTTCGCACCTACAAACTGCATTTTACCTGAAACAATCAGTTAGAGAGAAACAACAAGATCGAGCGTTTTGGATTATGATGAACAAAGTGTCGGCCGTGATTCACATATAGTGCTTACGTTATTTTCATCCTAAAATAATGGAACAAAGAAGACGAAAGACACAGAGGCAGCGACAGTGGTGGGTCGCCTGTATGTTTGCGTTGCTGATGGATTGGAGCGCAGCGTCCGCACAGATCAGATATTCCATACCTGAGGAATCAAAAGAAGGCACTGTTGTCGGAAATATAGCTAAGGACTTGGGATTAGACCGGAGCACTTTAAAAGCGAGAGGATATCGCATTGTAACGGGTTCGGTCGATCCCCTGTTCCAAATAAACCAGAACGATGGCATTTTGTACGTGAAACACAAAATTGATAGAGAGGAGATTTGTGAAGCAAGCAGTACGTGTTTCATCAACCTGAAAACCGTACTAGAGAACCCACTTGAGATCCATTATGTGGCTATAGAGGTACTGGATATAAATGACCATTCTCCTAGTTTTCCGGAGAAAGAGAAACGAATGGAAATTTCAGAATCAGTACTACCAGGGACGCGATTTCAGCTGCAAGCTGCAAGTGACGCTGATGTTGGCATCTACTCTGTACAGCAGTATAAACTTACTCACAACGATAATTTCCGATTGGAAGTTAATGACCGAGGTGACAATGGTAAAATTCCCGTCTTACTCTTACAGAAGCCACTGGACAGAGAGGTTATGAAAAGACACACATTTATCTTGACTGCAGTTGACGGAGGAAAGCCTCCTAGATCCGGCACTGTTGTACTAAGTGTCGACGTTTTGGATATAAATGATAATTTGCCAATATTCACGAAAGACACGTACTCGGTAACGCTGAATGAAAATGCTCCAATTGGTACTACAGTAATAACGGTTAATGCCACAGATTTGGATGAAGGATCAAATGGTGAGGTTTTTTATTCTTTCGGTAACAGTGTCAATAGTAAGTTACGGAACCTTTTCCACGTGGATGCTAATACTGGGGAGATAATTGTGAAAGGAACGATAGATTTCGAAGTGAAAGACAGATATGAGATTTATATACAAGCCTCTGACAAGGGTGCCGCTCCTTTAACGACTGAGAAAAGCGTCAATGTAAAAATTATTGACTTAAACGACAATGCGCCGGAAATTGAAGTCACATCTTTCTCTGACGCAGTTCCTGAAGATGCCAGACCCGGAACTACAGTTGCATTGATCAGTGTTAACGACCTAGATTCTGGCCCGAATGGcaaagttgtttgttttgtaaatgatGACGTTCCCTTTACATTAACGCCATCCTTACAGAATAACATGTATTCCTTAGTCACAAAATCTCCCCTCGATAGAGAAAAGAAGCAAAGTTTTGATCTAACTGTTGTTGCCAAGGATGCTGGAGAGCCAGTCCTGTCGTCTGAAAAGGAAATAACAGTTACAGTATCCGATGTAAACGATAACAGCCCAGAATTTTTACTGAACCCTTATAGTTTCTACATTTCTGAGAATAACGCTTCAGGAGACTCTGTGTTCTCAGTGAAAGCCTCTGACCGTGACGAGGGTGACAATGCTCTTATTTCATATCATATTTTAAGAGATAGCAGAACAGAAAATAGTCTAacttcctttttgaatattaaTTCAGAAAATGGAAATATCCTGGCACTTAAAACCTTTGACTTTGAGACAGTGAAAACCTTCCAGTTCCAAGTTGTCGCGACAGACTCTGGAACTCCATCACTGAGCAGCAACGTCACAGTGAACGTGTTCATTCTGGATCAGAACGACAACGCTCCAGTCATCTTGTATCCCGTCAGCGCGAACGGttctgctgaaggtgtggaggagattCCCCGCAATGTGAACGCAGGCCACCTGGTGACTAAAGTGAGAGCCTATGATCCAGATATAGGTTACAACGGGTGgttgttgttttcactgcaggaaGTGAGTGACCACAGTCTGTTTGGTTTGGACCGCTATACAGGACAGATAAGAACACTTCGTTcattcacagagacagacgAGGCTGAACATAAGCTGGTCATACTGGTGAAAGACAATGGGAACGTTTCCCTGTCAGCAACAGCTACTGTGATTGTCAAGGCTGTGGAGCCCAAAGAGGCTTTTGCAGCTTCAGATGTCAAAAGTGCAGCAAATGTTGAAGAAGAGagtaatgtgacattttatcTTATAATAACTTTGAGCTCAGTTTCAACACTGTTTCTCATCAGCATCATTGCTCTGATTGTAATGCAGTGCTCCAAACCCACAGGCTGTTCCTCCAAGTATTTACAAGACACACACTATGACGGGACTTTATGCCACAGCATTCAGTACAGATCTGGAGAAAAACGGTACATGTTAGTTGGACCCAGAATGAGTATAGGATCTACTATTGTCCCGGGCAGCAACGCCAATACTCTCGTTGTCTCTGACAGGAGACAGACATCTGAAGAGGTAAGGCGTGCattattgaaatttttttttatttatttattttttttttattttgttttgtttgttttgttttttaaagattaattGCTTTTCCACGGTACAAGTGTGATTTTACTATGCTTTGCTGGGCCTGGTAATGCATTTCTTAGGTATTTCATGATATAGGATAATTATCGTTTTGTGCTGTCCAATTTTCGGTGGTAGCTACAGCTATTTAACTTGATGCAGATATTGATGCACTATATTGATGCCCTCTGAACCCTGAGGATAGTGCAATAAGCTACTATGCTGTGGCGGTATATGGGTACAGCACAGCACACCTGCAGTGAAAAAGGCATGTTTTGATGGATTATAATTGATTGTTGATGGCCGATGATTTATTATAGTCACTCTTTAGTCATTGACATGTTGTTTTGGCTTTGTTTAGATATGTGAACGAGAAGGCTTTAACCAAATTGAGGAAAAGTTGTTGTCTATTTGGCGATATTCGCTGTCCATGGTTCTAAAAAGGTTCTTGGTCTCATTTGTTAAGTGTTCATGAATAAGGGTGCACATCATGTTTCTAGAGGTAGCAGGCGTAACCACTGGAGTGTCTCTGAGTATAAATTAGAGACAGGTAAACGCATTATCACTGATATTATCAATCTACAGGGCCCTTAGAAATTTCCTGCAATGAGAAATCAGATCGCATGGTGTCAGTATACAAGAAGAGTAAGGGTTCACAAGAGATTTTCGTCACTGCAGTTTGGTTACACCCCTCATATTGCTACTTCGACATTTGCAGAATCGTTTGTGACTTTACGGCGGAGACTAAATTAGCCAGCGTTTCTAACCTTTtttggaggaaaataaaacGTTTACAGTTATGCATGTGTTGGATACTCTGTTGGtaacactgttgttttttctcgTCAGGGATTATTAATAACTTCATTGTTTTTACCATGGAACAAAGAGGATACGAGGCACCGAGGCTGAGGCAGCGGTGTATCGCCTTCGCGGTTGGTTTAGTTTTGATGAGTGTGGCCTCGGCGCAGATCAGATATTCCATCTTTGAGGAAGTTAAAGAAGGAACTGTCGTTGGGAATATAGTAAAAGACCTGGGATTAGATAGGAGCACTCTCAAAGACAGGAAGTATCGGATTGTTTCTACTTCTACGGATCCCTTTTTCCATGTAAATCAGAAGGATGGCATCTTATATGTTAGCCGAAAGATTGATAGGGAAGAGGTATGCGAACGGAGCAGTACGTGTTTAATTAACGTGAAAACCGTGCTAGAAAATCCACTTGAGGTACATTATGTTGGGGTGGAAGTGCTGGATGTAAATGACCACTCTCCGAGCTTCccggagaaagaaaaaaggttaGATATTTCAGAGTCTGTGTTACCTGGAGCTCGCTTTCAGCTGCAAGCTTCACGAGATCCAGATGGTGGTCATTTTTCTGTTCAGCACTATAAACTTAGCGACAACGATCATTTCCGTTTGGAAGTTAAAGATAAGGGAGAAGATGGGAAAGTACCAATATTAGTGTTGCAAAAGTCTTTAGATAGGGAAGTTGTGAGCAGCCACTCTTTAATTCTGACAGCATTTGATGAGGGAAAGCCTCCAAAATCTGGAGAAATGAACATTCGAGTAGATGTGTTGGATGTTAATGATAACACACCCATTTTCTCTAAAGATGCTTACTCTGTGATGCTCGATGAAAATGCCCCAGTAGGGACAACAGTGATACAAGTGAACGCAACTGATTTGGATGACGGTCCGAACGGAGAAGTGATGTACTCATTTGGAAACAGTGTGAATCAAAAATTATTCAAGCTTTTTGAAATAAACTCATCAACTGGAGAAATAATTGTGAAAGGTCTTATAGACTATGAACACAAGGACAAATATGAAATTGAAATTCAGGCATCTGATAAAGGTCTTGCTCCCCTGACTACAGAAAAAAGTGTCATTATCAAGATAGTTGACGTGAATGATAATGCTCCTGAAATCGAAGTTACTTCGTTTTCCAGCTCTATCCCAGAAGATTCCAGACCTGGAACAACCGTTGCCCTTATTAGTATAAGTGATTTTGATTCTGGCCTCAATGGAAAAGTAGTTTGCTATATAAGTGAGGATGTTCCTTTCTCTTTATCACCATTGTTACAAGCAAACATGTATTCATTAGTAACCAAATCGCCTCtcgacagagagaaacagacccAGTATGTCTTAACAATTCTTGCGGAAGATTCTGGGCAGCCATCATTATCATCTGAAAAGACAATAAGCGTCGTGATATCAGATGTTAACGATAATATTCCAGAGTTTTCACATAGCCCTTATACTTATTATGTCAATGAAAATAATGCCCCTGGagcctctgtgttttcagtgaggGCCTCTGATCGAGATGAGAATGATAATGCTCTTATTTCATATCGCATTTTGAGAGATGCAGGTGAAGACAGCAAACTGACTTCATTTCTTAATATCAACCCTGAAAATGGAGATATCCTGGCACTTAAAAGTTTTGACTTTGAGACACTGAAAACCTTCCAGTTCCAAGTTGTTGCCACAGACTCTGGAACTCCATCACTGAGCAGCAACGTCACAGTGAACGTGTTCATTCTGGATCAGAACGACAACGCCCCAGTCATCTTGTATCCGGTGAGCGCGAACGGttctgctgaaggtgtggaggagatgCCTCGCAATGTGAACGCAGGCCATCTGGTGACTAAAGTGAGAGCCTATGATCCAGATATAGGATACAACGGTTGGTTGTTATTTTCACTGCAGGAAGTGAGTGACCACAGTCTGTTTGGTTTGGACCGCTATACAGGACAGATAAGAACACTTCGCTcattcacagagacagacgAGGCATATCATAAACTGGTCATACTGGTGAAAGACAATGGGAACATTTCACTGTCAGCAACAGCCACTGTTATTGTCAAGGCTGTGGAGCCCAAAGAGGCTTTTGCAGCGTCTGATATTAAAAGTGCAGcaaaagatgaggaggaaagtaatgttacattttatttgataataaCTTTGGGCTCAGTTTCAGCACTTTTTCTCATCAGTATCTCCGTATTGATTGTAATGCAGTGCTCCAAACCTTCTGACTATTCATCAAAGTATCTAAAGGACACGAATTATGACGGGACGCTGTGCCACAGCATCCAGTACAGATCTGGAGACAAACGGTACATGTTAGTTGGACCCAGAATGAGTATAGGATCTACAATTGTCCCGGGCAGCAATGCGAATACTCTCGTTCTCCCGGACAGGAGACAAACATTTGGAGAGGTAAGAACTGTTAAATATCAGTCCTGTTGCCTAAAGATTATTTTAGGACATTTTTGGTGCTTGCAGTCATCACTTACCCATATTTACTTTCCCAGCTCATTAATTTGTAATTAACAACAAAACACCGACTGCCAGCGTAATTTTGTTCACTGACAGTAAACCGGAGAGGCCTTGGTCTACTGCAGATGTGATTAACTCTTTTTTGTATGTTGATTTGACCACTTTGAGCGTTTTCGAAACTTCAGATCAATTGTGATCGATATTGCATCTTAGAGTGGGATAGCTTATCTTGTAATATTTTTCTGTGTAACGTCATTATAAACTTCGATACACCATATTGCTTTGCGGTCCAGGTAACCATGCGTTGCTTGCTGTTACTGTCACACTATATGGTTGAACATCATCACTGAAAGAAAACATAAAGTTTCAGTAACAGTTTAATGTCTTCTGACGCTTAGCTTAGGTATTATTCATGTTGTCAACAAATGTTGCTTTCTTTCACTTTATGTCCTACAAAGTTGCTTAGCTAAAATTTCGTTTGGGTTCCACATGCTTGCTTTATTGTTGCACTATCCATTTAGCACATTTGCTAATGAACGGACCTTTGTCACATTATTCATTTGATTATTCATTCTCTTATTTCCGTGTAATCATGTGCGTTACGTGACCATGTGAAAGCACATTGATGAATCTTGTGAAAGCAGCTTTATGAAGGCAGTTGTCGCTGTCCCCGGTGTTGAAACCAGGAGTTATGCATTCtagctgtccgtggtgctgaaacgTGCATATTCGAGTGGTATTTTAAAACAACGTCCtttaatgtgtttaatgtgcATAAATCACAGTTTATTCACATATGTCACTTTGGATTCTTCATCATCTTAAAAACAACTGGCTGTTTGTCTATTCTGTGCCAAGCAGGTGCTGCAGTGTTGTTCTGAAGCGCTTGGTGTCAGCAGTTCGGCCCGTGTTTTCGAAACTTTAGACCAATTGAAGTGAATACTATTAGAACTAAAGTAAGGTCGGATATGATATTTTCCTGGTAACTCTATTAAGAACGCTGATACATCCTATTGGTTTGCCGCCCGGGTAACCATGTGTTGCTTGCTATTAATGTCACAATATATGGTTGAACATGCCTATACgtcactgaaactgaacagaaaGTTTTGATATCAGCTCAGTGTCCTCTGACGCTTAGCTTAGGTATTTGACTCATGCTGTCAAcaaatgtttctttctttcacttgaaGTCCTTCCTTGCTTAGCTAAAACTTGGTCTGGGGTCCAGATGCTTGATTTATTATCACACTATCCGCACATTTGCTACTGAATTTAGTACAGATCTTTATGACATGATTTATTTGTACAAGCAAATTCTAACTCCATGTTATTAAATTTTTATATCTGTGTGATCGTGCGTTAGGTGACCATGTGAAAGCACATTGGTGAATCTTTTGAAAGCAGTTTCCTAATTGCTGTTGTCGCTGTCCCTGGTGCTGAAACCCACGTGTTCAAAAGTTATACACTCTAGCTGTCCGTAGTTCCGAAACGTGTATATTCGAGTGGTATGGTTAT
Encoded here:
- the LOC115366907 gene encoding protocadherin beta-15-like, which codes for MEQRGRRTRQERRQWIAYMLTLVTFWSAASAQIRYSMSEEMKEGTVVGNVAKDLGLDKSTLKERGYRIVYGSTEPPFRVNQDDGILYVNRKIDREEVCDRSKVCLINLKTVLENPLEVHYVAVEILDVNDHSPSFPENEKVLEIFESALPGARFQLQAARDADSGPLSVQQYKLSQNEHFRLEVKDRGENRKTPSLILQKSLDRESVKTHALLLTAVDGGKPPRSGNMRIIVDVSDVNDNPPVFTKDAYIVQLKENSPIGAVVVQVNATDLDEGLNGEVVYSFGNDVDGYVRALFNLNSVTGELTVAEIIDFEESSRYEIDIQASDKGTAALTTDKSVIINVIDVNDNAPEIEVTSFSRALPEDSKPGTTVALISVTDSDSDLNGKVMCFINQGASFTLTPSLQNNMYSLVTKSSLDREQQSHYDVTIVAKDAGEPSLSSEKTISIFVSDVNDNCPEFLLNPYSFYITENNAPGDFVFSVKASDRDEGDNAFISYHILRDSRTENSLTSFLNINSENGNILALKTFDFETVKTFQFQVVATDSGTPSLSSNVTVNVFILDQNDNGPVILYPVSANGSAEGVEEIPRNVNAGHLVTKVRAYDPDIGYNGWLLFSLQEVSDHSLFGLERYTGQIRTLRSFTETDETEHKLVILVKDNGNISLSATATVIVKAVEPKEAFAASDTKGAAKDEEESNVTFYLMITLASVSALFLISIIVLIVMQCSKPTDYSSKYLQDTNYDGTLCHSIQYRSGDKRYMLVGPRMSIGSTIVPGSNANTLVVSDRRRTSGEVRHCQSLSSVVTHNLPLIYLLFRSSSKSFSSQYFI
- the LOC115366075 gene encoding protocadherin alpha-8-like — encoded protein: MEQRRRKTQRQRQWWVACMFALLMDWSAASAQIRYSIPEESKEGTVVGNIAKDLGLDRSTLKARGYRIVTGSVDPLFQINQNDGILYVKHKIDREEICEASSTCFINLKTVLENPLEIHYVAIEVLDINDHSPSFPEKEKRMEISESVLPGTRFQLQAASDADVGIYSVQQYKLTHNDNFRLEVNDRGDNGKIPVLLLQKPLDREVMKRHTFILTAVDGGKPPRSGTVVLSVDVLDINDNLPIFTKDTYSVTLNENAPIGTTVITVNATDLDEGSNGEVFYSFGNSVNSKLRNLFHVDANTGEIIVKGTIDFEVKDRYEIYIQASDKGAAPLTTEKSVNVKIIDLNDNAPEIEVTSFSDAVPEDARPGTTVALISVNDLDSGPNGKVVCFVNDDVPFTLTPSLQNNMYSLVTKSPLDREKKQSFDLTVVAKDAGEPVLSSEKEITVTVSDVNDNSPEFLLNPYSFYISENNASGDSVFSVKASDRDEGDNALISYHILRDSRTENSLTSFLNINSENGNILALKTFDFETVKTFQFQVVATDSGTPSLSSNVTVNVFILDQNDNAPVILYPVSANGSAEGVEEIPRNVNAGHLVTKVRAYDPDIGYNGWLLFSLQEVSDHSLFGLDRYTGQIRTLRSFTETDEAEHKLVILVKDNGNVSLSATATVIVKAVEPKEAFAASDVKSAANVEEESNVTFYLIITLSSVSTLFLISIIALIVMQCSKPTGCSSKYLQDTHYDGTLCHSIQYRSGEKRYMLVGPRMSIGSTIVPGSNANTLVVSDRRQTSEEVRRAL
- the LOC115366908 gene encoding protocadherin alpha-3-like, with product MEQRGYEAPRLRQRCIAFAVGLVLMSVASAQIRYSIFEEVKEGTVVGNIVKDLGLDRSTLKDRKYRIVSTSTDPFFHVNQKDGILYVSRKIDREEVCERSSTCLINVKTVLENPLEVHYVGVEVLDVNDHSPSFPEKEKRLDISESVLPGARFQLQASRDPDGGHFSVQHYKLSDNDHFRLEVKDKGEDGKVPILVLQKSLDREVVSSHSLILTAFDEGKPPKSGEMNIRVDVLDVNDNTPIFSKDAYSVMLDENAPVGTTVIQVNATDLDDGPNGEVMYSFGNSVNQKLFKLFEINSSTGEIIVKGLIDYEHKDKYEIEIQASDKGLAPLTTEKSVIIKIVDVNDNAPEIEVTSFSSSIPEDSRPGTTVALISISDFDSGLNGKVVCYISEDVPFSLSPLLQANMYSLVTKSPLDREKQTQYVLTILAEDSGQPSLSSEKTISVVISDVNDNIPEFSHSPYTYYVNENNAPGASVFSVRASDRDENDNALISYRILRDAGEDSKLTSFLNINPENGDILALKSFDFETLKTFQFQVVATDSGTPSLSSNVTVNVFILDQNDNAPVILYPVSANGSAEGVEEMPRNVNAGHLVTKVRAYDPDIGYNGWLLFSLQEVSDHSLFGLDRYTGQIRTLRSFTETDEAYHKLVILVKDNGNISLSATATVIVKAVEPKEAFAASDIKSAAKDEEESNVTFYLIITLGSVSALFLISISVLIVMQCSKPSDYSSKYLKDTNYDGTLCHSIQYRSGDKRYMLVGPRMSIGSTIVPGSNANTLVLPDRRQTFGEVRTVKYQ